A genomic segment from Mus musculus strain C57BL/6J chromosome 13, GRCm38.p6 C57BL/6J encodes:
- the Caml gene encoding calcium signal-modulating cyclophilin ligand translates to MEPVPAATDGGERPATPSGLSASQRRAELRRRKLLMNSEQRINRIMGFHRPGSGSEEENQTKSKPQDSDKLNSLSIPSVSKRVVLGDSVDGGGADQLGGVAEVRGTQLGDKLDSFIKAPECSSKDGAELRQRTRGDLTADPAQRASHHGLEQYLSRFEEAMKLRKQLISEKPSQEDGSTAEEFDSFRIFRLVGCALLALGVRAFVCKYLSIFAPFLTLQLAYMGLYKYFPKGEKKVKTTVLTAALLLSGIPAEVINRSMDTYSKMGEVFTDLCVYFFTFIFCHELLDYWGPEVP, encoded by the exons ATGGAGCCGGTGCCTGCGGCCACGGACGGCGGGGAAAGACCCGCGACGCCGTCGGGCCTGTCGGCTTCTCAGCGGCGAGCGGAGCTGCGGAGGAGAAAGCTGCTCATGAACTCCGAGCAACGCATCAACCGGATCATGGGCTTTCACAGGCCCGGGAGCGGCTCGG aagaagaaaatcaaacaaaatcaaagccacaggACAGTGACAAACTGAACTCCCTCAGCATCCCTTCAGTTTCAAAGAGGGTAGTGCTTGGTGATTCAGTCGATGGAGGAGGAGCTGACCAGCTCGGTGGTGTGGCAGAAGTCAGGGGAACCCAGCTGGGAGACAAACTGGACTCATTCATTAAAGCACCAGAGTGCAGTAGTAAGGATGGAGCTGAGCTCCGGCAGCGGACCAGAGGTGACCTGACAGCAGACCCGGCCCAGAGGGCTTCTCACCACGGCCTAGAACAGTACCTTTCCAGATTCGAAGAAGCGATGAAGTTGCGCAAACAGCTGATCAGCGAGAAACCCAGCCAGGAAGATGGAAGTACCGCGGAAGAGTTTGACTCTTTTCGAATATTTCGATTGGTGGGGTGCGCTCTGCTCGCTCTTGGCGTCAGAGCCTTTGTTTGCAAATATTTG tctATATTCGCTCCATTTCTCACTTTGCAGCTTGCATACATGGGACTATACAAATATTTTCCTAAG GGCGAGAAGAAGGTGAAGACGACGGTGCTGACAGCTGCGCTGTTGCTGTCTGGGATTCCCGCTGAGGTGATCAACCGGTCCATGGACACCTACAGCAAGATGGGCGAGGTCTTCACGGACCTCTGCGTCTACTTCTTCACCTTCATTTTCTGTCATGAACTGCTTGATTACTGGGGTCCTGAAGTACCCTGA